GAAGTTGGGGAGGGGGATTGGTGATACCAATTCCCCAATGCGTAGCCATAGATAGCTTGCGTAGGGACTTAAGTCCTGACTACGAACTGATAAGCTGTGTCGCTAGCTTCTCAACTACCACACGCAACCCTCGCCTGCTGTTCTAAGCAAATTTACGCAGTCAACTGACAGGCTGGCTGAGATAACAATTATTTCTTTCCAGGCTTAGTCTTAACAGTTACAGGGCCGTTAACAACCACTTGACAGGCCAGACGGTAGGTGTCTGGTTTACGTCTAAG
The DNA window shown above is from Cyanobacteriota bacterium and carries:
- a CDS encoding iron ABC transporter substrate-binding protein, translated to LRRKPDTYRLACQVVVNGPVTVKTKPGKK